CAATTTTTTGTTGGCCTGCACGGGACCATAAAAAGGTTGCTACCATTCGATTTAGTTTGCATTATATTGTGTGTCAATCCAATTTGAATCCCATCAACAACAAACAGGCACCCAATCAATGCAGTAAAGTTAGAGCATCGTTTGAAATTTTTAGCCCATTCACAGGATCTGAACTTTGAATGGCTTGACTGGATCCCATCAGTTACCAGTTGATGCCCAAATTTAAAGGACAATCTACAATGCAGTTATTTGATCCAACAGTAGGAACTCTTACTCACAGTTCCTTGTAGGCCCTACAAAAAGCGGGATATGACTACATAACTATACATAATGTTACTTGAACCCTCATAGGTATAGGGTTGAGTGTGGGTGAACAAAAGTTAAGCAgaattttctttttccatttcctAGAAAATAACCAAAAAACCGGGCAAAAAACTATTAATGCAAAAGAAATGACCAAGACAACAAAGCCCCAACTTActatcatattttttattcataaaAACAAGATCTGAAGCGCCTAAGCATGTTGAAAGCCTGATGGACATAAAGCCTAAATACCTGAATAACATAATTGCCATATTGATCTTGAGCTAGAGTGCACACAGATTGCATGATTTCATCCATGATAATTTGTTGTGTGTCCAAATCATCACAGTGCTCCAGGACCCTCTGACAGCACCAGAAGCAATGCCAGATCATTGTTATATTTATGATAAATatacatgtaaataaataaaacaacacAAACTAAAATTTCAAACCTGAATGACGCGACAGCCATAAGGGTGGGTGGAAAGTGCCACAACTTGCCCATAAAAGGATGAGATAATAAACTGAATTCGATCTTGAGGAACACACTCTATACACTTCTGGATCACATGGTTACCATTTTGATCCCGAACACACTTCATGACTGAACCATTAAGCTCTGCCACCATATTTGTCTGCTGATCCAGACCAACCACCTCCAATGCCTGTTGTAAGAATTAATGCATTAAGAACTTtgcataaaaattaaaaattactttCAGCTTTGCTAAATCAAAGAGATTCCTCTTATGTAAAAAACTTCCATTACTCCTTCTAGCATGCTTAAACAATTCTAATTGGATAAAATAATCATGACTTCATTTACAATCAACTGAGGAGCACCTGGCCAATCATATCAtcccaaaactaaacaaaaaatgTTAGTCATGCAGATAATTCAATGGATGGACATATTAAAGATCAAGTTCAAATCACAGAGATAGCATATCTAAAATGCAGAGACAAGTATCATGTTCTCGCTAAACTCCAAAAGTGGATTTGTGTAGCATGGGAGATTTGTTCAGCTGGCGATAAATAGACATATTAGAAAGTACAGCCACATGTTCATCTACCAGCACGATAGAGGAAGATGATCCTTGGCATGCCCCATTAACTCCTTCGCCACATTTTTGTGGTTTCtatgacatttccaataccagaCGTCCAATCAGTAGTCTGATTGGCAGCTTGAAGTAATAATCCCCAGAAATCTCCAGCATGTCTAAATGATAATGTTAGCATCGCCTTCACTATAAACCTTGCACATGCATTTCAGGCTTTCAAAAATTAGCCCATTCCTATGGCCAGATGTTCcattacaaatttcaaggatgaatgTGTGATTACAATCATGAGATGAATGCTACCCctctatttcttttttatttttcttatttttaaaaatatttcctcttttggtttgtatctgatgtctttactttttaaaaaaattagacaTATTCCTGTAATGTATGAAAATTGAAGGGAACAAGAACTTCAGAATAAATTTCCATGGAAAGATGTAATTCCACTTTAGTTTACCAGTGATTGTAAGGTTATTTTCTACTTGACACAAGGAAGGATGGATGAAAGATGGCGGATGGCCAAACACTTGACCACCCCAAAAAAAATGATGAATTTTGCAAGATTCCCAACAGATCTTGACCAGCAATAAATTCCATCAGTGTATCACTGTTTGCAAACAGCTTAGGGGCCGCTTGGTATCACTACCccaaattagagaaaagaaagccaaaaactaaaaactagaaaccagcaacctgtttggttaacatttataaaattaataaaaattaaaaacttaattaaaaaaatgctcattttcatctttaaatcaattaatattataaagtatgattaaaataataaaattataaataataaacattaaaaaaattactataataaaaaaaatttaatataattatttcacttatttcaaaatttactttacaacaAAAATTTTATTGACAACTGAAAAGTAGAAAAGgtattttgtaattggatttattattattttttgaaatttatgtatatttttcttttaattatattaatattcccagaagtgtataaaatgaataatttaatccaaaaaaattatttcaggacatagtagtcaaaggcgcaaGACACTTTGAGGTGCAAAGGGTACTTGGAGCCGAGGCACGAGACCTCACAAAGGTGAGGCACACAATTATTAAACTTGTGCACAATGCCTCTTTGATGGGTAATTTGATATATGAAAACACATCAAtagtaatattataatttaaaatgccaaatattcaacaccaaaacataaacacattgaaattatgACAAGTAGTACCAAGTTCCAAGTGAAACAAACATAGCTCAACATAAGTAAGTACACATGCAAGAGttcaagcttcaaattagaaaggaaatgaaattgcCAGGCCGAAgacccaaaagcatcaacatagtGGCCTAATGCAAGTTAATCTCTAACTTGCCAAGAGCAGGGGCAGCCTGCTAGCCACCAGCAAGCAGCaggagcagaagaagaagaagaagaagaagaagaagaagaagcagacgaagaactgaagaagaagaagaagaagcagaataGGAACTGAAAAAGAAGCAGAAGCCGAAGAAGGAGGAGGCAACAACAATAGCAAaatactaaagaagaagaagaacaatgacaacaacaagaagaagacTTACTAGTTTGAAGCAGCCTGACGAATCATGAAGACTGGCAATGACAACTCAATGGCTCAAAGCCTCTCACTTGTTCGAAGGCTCTGGTGAAGGCTCTCTTGCTGGTGGAAGGCTCGAAGACTCAAAGACCAAAATCgtgctggttcgaaggcttgaACCTCAAAGACAAAGGGCTCTTGCGAAGGCTCGAAGACTCGAAGGCTTGAAGATGAAGGTGTTTTGTGCTGGTTCAAAGGCTTGAGGATGAAGATTGTGCTGGTTTGAAGGCTTGAACCTCATAGACGAAGGGCTCCTGCAATGGTTCTCTTGCTGGTGAAGGCTTGAAGATGTGAAGACGAAGCCTGGACTGCTGGTTTTGTGTTGGTtcaaagcatggttttaaataacggctgcgaccgttacgtaaaggccgctacggctgttacgtaaccgctacaagactgttacaccaaacaaaatattttattttttactttttcttctcacttttttcctctctttcataaatcattctcaatataccatgtggcgagaggggggaaagattataatgaggatgataataatacaaaatttactatttctttaaatactcacaatagatgcattaattaactatttgaaaatgctaacttgttaggaaaatattttattttgataatattagtaatgtgatatttatgttctatatttttcaacttcaaccttctttcttttctagctattttatatttgtattatttgtatgtcttatatgtctaatagattaatggagtgaataatgtattttgttctattaattaatttagcacacataagaatttatcacagataaaaacaatgagaagtataaatacacacacacacacacacacacataatttttctatcaatggtggtttaaaacaaatgtaaacttgttgcccttaccaaataacttagttactcgaactaaaggatccaaaatacactaaaactctttctaagaaggactaaaagcttaaaacatgcaagtacgctaatatgcacaaggttgtgcgtgcttcccGTTAatgtaacatctgctactcccgcttcccgttaatgttacgttacgctacccgcaaccacgatttaaaaccatggttcaAAGGCTCGAAGACAAAACCTGGACCTGCTAGTTTGAGTCAAAGCCTCTGGCTAGAACTAGGGCTAGGGACTGGTTCGAGTCAAGCTACGTTTTCTTCCttaaaaggttaaaaaaaaaatgaagttaaaaggTCAGATATCTGAAGCGCGACTCACTGCGCCTCTTGAAGGTCGCCTTGCCTCAACCATGATAAGGCACTAGCATCGTCGCCCCACTATGCCTCCATCCTAGGCGCGCGTCAGGCGCACTTTTGACTACTATGTTttaggatattaaaatttttggcaacagATTGCCTGACAACATAAATGGTCATTTGGTATCaatgtcaaaaattagagaaacgaaaactagaaatgaaaaccaaaaatcagaaacagaaactaaaaactagaaactagcaacctatttggttaacatttataaaactaatacaacttaaaaacttaattaaaaattgtcattttcatctttaaatcaaattatgattgaaataataaaattaaaaataataaacattaaaaaaattactataataaaaataaaatttattataattattttacttaattgttctactttcaaaatttactttacaataaaatttttattagacatgataattgaaaaatagtaaaagtattttataattagctttattattattttttaaaatatatgtatatttttattttaattatatttaaatttatataatcatttaattttgattttaatttaaaagtgtataaaatgactAATTAAtctaaaaaaactatttttggatattaaaatttttgcaaacatgttgccaaaacaactgaaaaccacaaaatctggttttcagttttttggcaaacaaCTAAAAACTagtaataaaaacaaaaaactgaCAAAAGAAATAAACgcatttttataatctgttttttCACTATGAAGAAGCAGAAACAAGACAAACCCTAAACAAACACgcttttataatttgtttcttcattgtggagaaacagaaacaaaaaacagaaaagaACAACGATACCAAACAGGCCCTTAATGTTACACCGTTCTCTGTCTTTCCACATCCCTCTAACATGTCTCAATTATATGACACCTAGAAACTACCTTTGATGGGCAGATGCAGATCCTCTCCCTAGTAGAAACAAGAATGCTGAAAGCTCTCTTCTTTTAGTGGAAAGGATGCAATTATTGGAGCATGACATAAAGCTTGGTCATAGTCATGTGAGTGGTCTCAATGCGGGTTTTGGAACTAAATCTGACATGCAACCTCAGGGCCTAGGCCACCAGTGAGTCACCCTCAGGGGTCAAATTCAGGTCAGTTGGAATGATTGTTGTTCATTACTGCTACAGCATGAAGATGGTGTTAATATATCACTTCTGGTATGTGCATGTGAACATCATATTCATCAGATATTCAGAATCCAACTCACTCATAAAACTAGTCGATGTGTAACAATTTTTCAATTTGAAAATTCTAATATGTTTAATTTCCTATACTACTCATTAATCCAGAATGTTCCATTGTTTCAAGAATCAGAAATGAATGCTCTTCCAAAAATATCTCCTTATTTGCATGTCTTCAAAAAGGTACCCTCAATTAACATAACCAAAATGTTCTCAACGCCATGTAGTATTTATTATATTACTCAAATGGAAATGACTAATTGTGCAGAATGCGATGGTTTGCAGGTCTCAGTTGCATTTCAATACATGCTCAAAAAATTTGACCATGGAAAAATCTATACAGGCAGAAGTTAATCAGCAGGCTCTAATCACCTTTTTTATTCAAAGAGGAAAAGGGACCCAATTTCAAGAGACAACAAAGATAAATGTTTCAGGAACAGTCTGGGTGTCTGACCTTCTGAATAGATTGAGGGTAGACAGAGATAAGAGAATTAAACAAGTTCTAAGAGTAAAGAAATCGGTGGGTAGAGCAAGCAGAAGAAAATTCCAAGGGTAGAGCAAGCAGAAGATAATTCTACTACTTTTGGAGCATATCAGGTGCcaaacacctttttttttttttttctctcagtTGGAGCAGAGGCATTGTCATTTCATAAAAAATCGTATGGCTCCAGCGGAAGATTTGAAGAATAGCAATGATAAGACTAAAAAAAGCAATATAATAGATGAAATGAGCAGTTGTACACATGAAAAGTTACATCATCTTGCTAAAGAGCATGGATTTATTTAATGCAAAAGGAAACAAGTTAAGATAAAAATCAGACAGATCAGAGAAGTGAAGAAAAATTATAATATGCATCTGCTAAGGGAACAAATCAAGAGATAGAGCTTCACAGAGCACCTTCTGAATAACTCTGCAGCCATACATTTGAAGACTGAGAGGTAAGACATGCCCAATAAGTTGGCTAGCTAGCTCTTTTCTCTGACTTTCTGTACCATGCTCAAAAAACTGAAAATTCAAGAACAATCAGCGGATAAATTCAAAATCTATGTGCAACATATTTGTTGCTCACAattgaataaatgaaaataatatactttCTGTATGACATAATTCCCAAAGACATCAGTCATCAGTGTACGAGCATGAGGAACAATCTCCACGAATATCTTGTTCTTCTCTTCCACCATGGCAGTTTCGAGTTTCTGCTGAATAAAGCGACTCCCATACTGATCAGTACTGCAATACCAACAGGAGTGAAGAACTCGAGATTGTAGCTAGTGGtccataagaaaaataaaataccaaatagAGCTTTACAATTTTACCTGAATTCAACTACATGATCAACAATGTCCGAGAGTTCAAAAGATCTGGCCTTGTTGCTCTTGAACTCTTCTAACAAGGATGATGCAAATATCCCATCCATGTTATTACTAAGTTCGGAGTTCCATGATCCAACAGATCCGCCAATTGGACCCCTCACCACAGAAGTAAAACGAGAGAATCGTTCATTCGGAAACATTGCACTTCCAGGTCCAACAGGAGAATTTGccaatgaattttgaaatggcaTGCCAGGACCATAAGATGGATTTGCATAATATCCATGATTCATGCCACCTGATTTACTTAAATTTAGCAACTCATACTGCTGTTTTTGTTGAGCAAGCATTGCCTCAAGGTATGCTTTTTGAAGCACTAGCAAATCCCTATGTGAAGTGCCAGTGTAGTTTCTTGCTATAGAAGGATCATTCAGGCCACCTGGAGCACGCACTGCATAATcagaagctctttgtgagcactGAGCATAACGTGAATCCAAAACTGGCAAATGAAGGTCCTGTGCAGCTGGATTTCTGTGTGAACTGTGTCTATCTCCATTACCAGTTAAATCTGAACCAAAAAGtgaccattaaaaaaaaaatcaattattgCTAACCAAACTTCTGTGATGATTGGAAGAGTTACAGGAAAGGCTTCAGCAAGGAAAGGCTTCAGCAAGGAAAAACTTCAGCAAGAGACAAGTGAAATTACCTGCATCAAGATGATTGTTGACTGCCGAACCCAGCTTACCATTTACAGAATACATGCCAGGCACGTGGGCAGTATAGTCCATACCTGAGATATTTGAATTATTAAAGTTAGATCCTTCTAAATTTCCAAACCCCGGAGAATTCATTTTTCCATACAGACTGGACGAAGAAGATATTCTTTTTGGAAAGTTTGCTTGCCCCCCATCCAAACTCATCTTAGAAACATTCTGGTCTGTTATGATTCCATTTTCCCTTGCCAAATCAGCATAGTTGGTAGGAAGTCCTAGATTTTCAGGGTTGGAGATGAAGTTATGTTGATTATCAACTTCCTGTTGCATCTGGACCTGTAAATGACTACCTTCTACAACTCTATTTCTTGACAGGTTTAAGCTAGATAAAGCAGCTGCAATATCATCAAGCTTGGTCATGCTTGAAGAAAAACCATTTTGGACATTTGACCCGACAATATTCTTCTTCTCAATAGAGCAAATCCTGCTACCAACAGGGGGAAGACCAGAACCAGCCGACCTTCCAACTAGCTGAGGTTCAGGGGTTGTGCTCCTTGACAGGGATGAACCCACAGCAGGTGCGAAAGAATGAGAAACTGTTGTACCATGGTTCTGAACTCTAACTACGCCAGTGGCAGTTGCTCTGGAATGAAAGGCCTTTATTGATTCCCCTCCATTATGCAAATCTGCAGGATGCAGATCAGAGAATGCTGTTCTATCCATAGTATCACAAACAGCGTTATGGCTAGCTGGCCGAGACAGAGAACCTGACAAGGAAGTAGGTCTGTCTATTCCTTCCTAGAGCACATATAAACATCAAATTATTTATCAGTCGAACAGGATATCAATGTAAGATACTATGATAAAATAGCCCGTGTATCTATTGCATATTTGTGCATACACTGCTGACTCAAACTGCTTGAACCATATTGATAAGCAACAATGAAGTCTTGCAGGTAACTATAACTTCAAGCAATGCATAAAGTAATGCCAGATTGTTGGACCAAGGCAAAAAAGCTTAATAACTCATTTGTCACCATCTTCAGCTTCCATCggaatttaaaaaaacaaaacaaaacaaaatgagAAGAGGAGTTTTCTAAACAGTAATACATATGAAATATTACACAAATTTTGCCATTAACAACTAATGTGATAGTGACCCAGGCAGAAGAAATACCAAGAAAGGTGAAGACAATACTACAATAGTCATGCCAGTAACTTTTGCCCAGCAAGATGAAAATGTAGTGCAGGGTAAAGAATAACGCAATCAATGGTGAAATTTAGTAAACAAACCTACTCCCACCCActcaacagaaaaaaaaaaaggagaaggaAAAATCTCacacaaaaaaaagaaaatgaagagaaTCACCATGGTCATGTGCTAATGCATAATGTAATGGAACAGAAACTTTAATAATGACTTCCAAACCAAAGGAAGATTGATGGAAGTAAGAGCAGGTAGAacctaagctagaactttggagagcagCATTAGAGTCTAGAGGATTTAGGTTAAGtgaaaataagatagaatatatgaatgtatgtaaggaagAAGATCGAAGACAAGATTAGAGTCTAGAGGATTTAGGTTAAGtaaaaataagatagaatatatgaatgtatgtaaggaggaatattgaagacaagattaaacttgataatcatgAAATCAACGGTACtaatagattttgatatcttggtTCTATTATGCAAAAGGAGGGAGAAAATTGAAGAGGATCtagtacatagagttaaagcatgtTCGGTAAAAGGAAGGAGTGTGTCAGGTGTACTGTGTGATTAtagaataccattaaaattaaaaggaaagttctataggacGGCTGTGTACACTGTGATGATCCTCCCCCTACCCTCACAGAGTGGGGAGCCTTGTGACCTAGGGatgccttttttcttttttccttctatAATACAGCTGTAAGACCAGCCATGCTATATtaatcaaaatgttgggcaactaagaaacaacacattcaaaaaataaaagtgGCCGAAATGCATAAgataaggtggatgagtggtacaACATTAAAGGATAAAATAAGCAATGAAAATATTCGcaataagttaggcatagcacTAGTAGAAGATActagatggtttggacatttaaAGCGTAGGCCAATTAGTGTACCAAAGAGGAGGAGCGAACTAGTCATTGTTAATGGTACTAGGAGAAAAAAGGGTAGCcctaaaaaaaattggaatgaaGTAGTGAGAAAGGATTCAATAGCTTTTAAGTTAGTTGAAAAAAATGCACTGGATCGATTAATtagcagaaaa
This region of Malania oleifera isolate guangnan ecotype guangnan chromosome 10, ASM2987363v1, whole genome shotgun sequence genomic DNA includes:
- the LOC131165405 gene encoding pumilio homolog 4 isoform X2, with product MVIGSNLDTLPDGLVQTTIDDRLGGSTGNLENRLHSEIQSLLGDHRNRSFIDRERDLNMHRSGSAPPTVEGSLNAVESLFGNSNFQEFSNSSNANRVLSEDDIRLHPAYLSYYYSHDNINPRLPPPLLSKEDWRVAQRFQAGASSFEGVGDWRRKKLVDDGDSSSLFSMQPGISLLMPEDEFIDASKLSAKSLTRQTSAEWLDRGPNGLVGLSGARLGARRKSFADILQEGIDRPTSLSGSLSRPASHNAVCDTMDRTAFSDLHPADLHNGGESIKAFHSRATATGVVRVQNHGTTVSHSFAPAVGSSLSRSTTPEPQLVGRSAGSGLPPVGSRICSIEKKNIVGSNVQNGFSSSMTKLDDIAAALSSLNLSRNRVVEGSHLQVQMQQEVDNQHNFISNPENLGLPTNYADLARENGIITDQNVSKMSLDGGQANFPKRISSSSSLYGKMNSPGFGNLEGSNFNNSNISGMDYTAHVPGMYSVNGKLGSAVNNHLDADLTGNGDRHSSHRNPAAQDLHLPVLDSRYAQCSQRASDYAVRAPGGLNDPSIARNYTGTSHRDLLVLQKAYLEAMLAQQKQQYELLNLSKSGGMNHGYYANPSYGPGMPFQNSLANSPVGPGSAMFPNERFSRFTSVVRGPIGGSVGSWNSELSNNMDGIFASSLLEEFKSNKARSFELSDIVDHVVEFSTDQYGSRFIQQKLETAMVEEKNKIFVEIVPHARTLMTDVFGNYVIQKFFEHGTESQRKELASQLIGHVLPLSLQMYGCRVIQKALEVVGLDQQTNMVAELNGSVMKCVRDQNGNHVIQKCIECVPQDRIQFIISSFYGQVVALSTHPYGCRVIQRVLEHCDDLDTQQIIMDEIMQSVCTLAQDQYGNYVIQHVLQHGKAHERSAIISKLTGQIVKMSQQKFASNVVEKCLSFGGPEERQLLVNEMLGSTNENEPLQAMMKDPFGNYVVQKVLETCDDLSRELILSRVKEHLNTLKRYTYGKHIVSRVEKLITAGERRIGISSFSSS
- the LOC131165405 gene encoding pumilio homolog 4 isoform X1, yielding MPVLEMVIGSNLDTLPDGLVQTTIDDRLGGSTGNLENRLHSEIQSLLGDHRNRSFIDRERDLNMHRSGSAPPTVEGSLNAVESLFGNSNFQEFSNSSNANRVLSEDDIRLHPAYLSYYYSHDNINPRLPPPLLSKEDWRVAQRFQAGASSFEGVGDWRRKKLVDDGDSSSLFSMQPGISLLMPEDEFIDASKLSAKSLTRQTSAEWLDRGPNGLVGLSGARLGARRKSFADILQEGIDRPTSLSGSLSRPASHNAVCDTMDRTAFSDLHPADLHNGGESIKAFHSRATATGVVRVQNHGTTVSHSFAPAVGSSLSRSTTPEPQLVGRSAGSGLPPVGSRICSIEKKNIVGSNVQNGFSSSMTKLDDIAAALSSLNLSRNRVVEGSHLQVQMQQEVDNQHNFISNPENLGLPTNYADLARENGIITDQNVSKMSLDGGQANFPKRISSSSSLYGKMNSPGFGNLEGSNFNNSNISGMDYTAHVPGMYSVNGKLGSAVNNHLDADLTGNGDRHSSHRNPAAQDLHLPVLDSRYAQCSQRASDYAVRAPGGLNDPSIARNYTGTSHRDLLVLQKAYLEAMLAQQKQQYELLNLSKSGGMNHGYYANPSYGPGMPFQNSLANSPVGPGSAMFPNERFSRFTSVVRGPIGGSVGSWNSELSNNMDGIFASSLLEEFKSNKARSFELSDIVDHVVEFSTDQYGSRFIQQKLETAMVEEKNKIFVEIVPHARTLMTDVFGNYVIQKFFEHGTESQRKELASQLIGHVLPLSLQMYGCRVIQKALEVVGLDQQTNMVAELNGSVMKCVRDQNGNHVIQKCIECVPQDRIQFIISSFYGQVVALSTHPYGCRVIQRVLEHCDDLDTQQIIMDEIMQSVCTLAQDQYGNYVIQHVLQHGKAHERSAIISKLTGQIVKMSQQKFASNVVEKCLSFGGPEERQLLVNEMLGSTNENEPLQAMMKDPFGNYVVQKVLETCDDLSRELILSRVKEHLNTLKRYTYGKHIVSRVEKLITAGERRIGISSFSSS